In Campylobacter mucosalis, a single window of DNA contains:
- the gmk gene encoding guanylate kinase, whose translation MKGQILVISGPSGSGKSTLLNRLFKEEKNIYFSISSTTRAIRDGETDGVHYHYISKDEFEDGIKQGEFLEWAQVHKNYYGTSLKPVIRELEAGKIVIFDIDVQGFNSVKKKFDDQITSIFITTSDKNELKTRLKNRNTDTDETIQNRLMNAVGEMEHILEYDYFLINNDIEESYMNLRSIVRTMRLKSSNIDLRKTIDDWIDC comes from the coding sequence GTGAAGGGTCAAATTTTAGTTATAAGCGGTCCTAGTGGTAGCGGAAAATCAACCTTACTAAATAGGCTTTTTAAAGAGGAAAAAAACATATATTTTTCTATCTCAAGCACCACAAGAGCTATACGTGACGGCGAAACAGACGGGGTTCATTACCATTATATAAGCAAAGATGAATTTGAAGATGGCATTAAACAGGGCGAATTTTTAGAGTGGGCTCAGGTGCATAAAAACTACTACGGTACAAGTCTAAAACCAGTCATCAGAGAGCTTGAAGCTGGTAAAATCGTTATATTTGACATAGATGTTCAGGGCTTTAACAGCGTCAAGAAAAAATTTGACGATCAGATAACATCTATTTTTATAACGACATCTGATAAAAACGAGTTAAAAACTAGGCTTAAAAATCGCAATACAGACACAGACGAAACTATCCAAAATCGCCTAATGAACGCAGTTGGCGAAATGGAGCATATATTAGAGTATGACTATTTTTTGATAAATAATGATATTGAAGAGAGCTATATGAATTTGCGTTCGATAGTTAGGACAATGAGATTAAAAAGCTCAAACATAGATCTTCGTAAGACTATTGATGATTGGATTGATTGCTAA
- a CDS encoding argininosuccinate synthase domain-containing protein, producing MKALALFSGGLDSMLAMKLIVDQGIEVVALYFDTGFGVDMDKISTLKRRAGLVGAGFKVVDVRNKYLQDVLFNPKYGYGKQFNPCIDCHGYMFNVALSMLKDENASFIITGEVLGQRPMSQRKEALNQVRKLADDKDELVLRPMCAKLLPPTKPEREGWVDRQKLLDISGRDRKPQLALAKSYGLDDYATPGGGCLLTIESFAVKIKEYLKFDKDMRDIDVTWLKLGRHLRLKDGAKLIIGRDEADNNALLTNPNDKFNQIKFDDDIVGAVSFLSANASTADMEFAGRLALTYTKAYKDKEYLVKIANFEFKLTPFEDKAIAQNYFVK from the coding sequence ATGAAAGCATTAGCACTTTTTAGTGGTGGGCTTGATAGTATGCTCGCTATGAAGTTAATAGTTGATCAAGGCATAGAGGTTGTCGCCTTGTATTTTGATACTGGATTTGGCGTTGATATGGATAAAATTTCAACCCTAAAGCGTAGAGCCGGACTTGTTGGAGCTGGTTTTAAAGTTGTAGATGTTAGAAACAAATACCTTCAAGATGTTTTGTTTAACCCAAAATACGGCTACGGAAAGCAGTTTAACCCTTGTATTGACTGTCACGGATATATGTTTAATGTCGCACTCTCTATGCTAAAAGATGAAAATGCCAGTTTTATCATCACCGGCGAAGTTTTGGGACAACGCCCGATGAGTCAGCGAAAAGAGGCGTTAAATCAAGTAAGAAAACTAGCCGATGATAAAGATGAGCTTGTCTTGCGTCCCATGTGTGCTAAGCTCTTGCCACCTACAAAGCCTGAGCGTGAGGGTTGGGTGGATAGGCAAAAGCTCCTTGACATTAGCGGTCGTGACAGAAAGCCACAACTCGCACTTGCAAAAAGTTATGGGCTTGATGACTATGCCACGCCTGGTGGTGGCTGTTTGCTCACGATTGAAAGCTTTGCAGTAAAGATAAAAGAGTATTTGAAATTTGATAAAGATATGCGAGATATTGATGTCACTTGGCTAAAGCTGGGTAGGCATTTAAGGCTAAAAGACGGCGCAAAGCTCATTATCGGTAGAGATGAAGCGGATAATAATGCTTTACTAACTAACCCAAACGATAAATTTAACCAAATAAAATTTGATGATGATATTGTAGGAGCTGTAAGTTTTTTAAGTGCTAATGCAAGCACGGCAGATATGGAGTTTGCGGGACGTTTGGCATTAACCTATACAAAAGCCTATAAAGATAAAGAGTATCTAGTAAAAATAGCAAATTTTGAGTTTAAACTAACACCATTTGAAGATAAAGCCATAGCACAAAACTACTTTGTAAAATAA
- the rnhA gene encoding ribonuclease HI has protein sequence MKTICLFSDGSCLNNPGPGGWACILEFRGVIKELSGGQADTTNNQMELRAVIEGLRVLKEPCEVRLYTDSSYVANSINEWLPGWVNKNFKNVKNVELWQEFLEISKPHKIIATWVKAHNGHPQNERCDELARAEASKIQQGKI, from the coding sequence ATGAAAACAATATGCCTTTTTAGTGACGGCTCTTGTCTAAATAATCCAGGGCCTGGTGGCTGGGCTTGTATATTAGAGTTTCGTGGTGTAATAAAAGAGCTAAGTGGCGGCCAGGCAGATACTACAAATAACCAAATGGAGCTACGTGCCGTCATAGAGGGGCTAAGGGTGCTTAAAGAGCCTTGCGAAGTTAGACTTTATACAGATAGCTCGTATGTTGCAAATTCCATTAACGAGTGGTTACCTGGTTGGGTAAATAAAAATTTTAAAAACGTAAAAAATGTGGAGCTTTGGCAGGAGTTTTTAGAAATTTCAAAACCACACAAAATTATAGCTACGTGGGTAAAAGCTCACAATGGACATCCGCAAAATGAGCGTTGCGATGAATTAGCTAGAGCAGAGGCGAGTAAAATACAACAAGGCAAAATATGA
- a CDS encoding Sec-independent protein translocase subunit TatA/TatB, producing MGISVQQLLIILVIIVLLFGAKKIPELAKGVGKGIKSFKAEMEDDKPVEKVEKKDEEVVSEVKKTESKEA from the coding sequence ATGGGCATAAGCGTTCAACAGCTTTTAATTATTTTGGTTATTATTGTTTTGCTTTTTGGTGCAAAGAAAATTCCAGAACTAGCAAAAGGCGTTGGTAAGGGCATTAAGAGCTTTAAAGCCGAAATGGAAGATGATAAGCCGGTAGAGAAAGTCGAGAAAAAAGACGAAGAAGTAGTAAGCGAAGTTAAAAAAACTGAGAGTAAAGAAGCGTAG
- the tsf gene encoding translation elongation factor Ts yields the protein MEISAQMVKELRERSGAGMMDCKKALSEANGDMDKAIDLLREKGLGQAAKKADRLASEGLISVEVCEKCKQATISEINSETDFVAKNAQFQALTKDTTAHIQANGIKSVEELSVSTINGVKFEDYFKGQIATIGENLVVRRFETITADAKGVVNGYVHSNGRVGVLIGAVCESAEVATKAQDFIRNLCMHAAAMKPDVISYKDLDRDFVEKEYIALKAELEKENEELKRLGKPLHHIPLFASRLQLTDAVIAKAQEMIKEELKAEGKPEKIWDKIMPGKIERFYSDNTVLDQRLTLLGQFYVMDDKKTIEQVIAEKSKELGGKIEIVKYVRFELGDGLEKKVDDFAAEVAAQIG from the coding sequence ATGGAAATTTCAGCACAAATGGTTAAAGAGCTTCGCGAGAGAAGCGGGGCTGGTATGATGGACTGCAAAAAGGCTTTAAGCGAAGCAAACGGCGATATGGATAAAGCCATTGATCTGCTTCGTGAAAAGGGCTTAGGTCAAGCTGCTAAAAAAGCCGATCGCCTTGCTAGCGAGGGTCTTATTAGCGTTGAAGTGTGCGAGAAATGCAAACAAGCAACAATCAGCGAGATAAACTCAGAAACTGATTTTGTTGCTAAAAATGCTCAGTTTCAAGCACTTACAAAAGACACAACAGCTCACATTCAGGCAAACGGCATAAAAAGCGTTGAAGAGCTAAGCGTAAGCACAATAAATGGCGTAAAATTTGAAGATTATTTTAAAGGTCAAATCGCAACTATCGGCGAAAATTTAGTTGTTAGACGCTTTGAAACAATAACAGCTGACGCAAAAGGCGTGGTAAATGGCTACGTCCACTCAAACGGACGCGTTGGTGTTTTAATCGGTGCAGTTTGCGAGAGTGCAGAAGTTGCAACAAAAGCACAGGATTTTATTAGAAATTTATGTATGCACGCGGCTGCGATGAAACCAGACGTTATAAGCTACAAAGATCTTGATAGAGATTTTGTAGAAAAAGAGTATATCGCACTAAAAGCTGAGCTTGAAAAAGAGAATGAAGAGCTAAAAAGACTTGGCAAGCCACTTCATCATATTCCGCTTTTTGCAAGTAGATTACAGCTAACTGACGCTGTTATTGCAAAAGCCCAGGAGATGATAAAAGAGGAGCTTAAAGCTGAGGGCAAACCAGAGAAAATTTGGGATAAGATAATGCCTGGCAAGATCGAGAGATTTTACTCTGATAACACCGTGCTTGATCAACGCCTAACGCTTCTTGGTCAGTTTTATGTAATGGACGATAAAAAGACGATTGAGCAAGTTATTGCTGAAAAGTCAAAAGAGCTTGGTGGCAAGATTGAAATCGTAAAATACGTCCGCTTTGAGCTAGGCGATGGCTTGGAGAAAAAAGTAGATGATTTTGCAGCAGAAGTAGCAGCGCAAATCGGCTAA
- a CDS encoding tetratricopeptide repeat protein, with translation MDIFFIEHRDPIFGLVVLFAIIFMIAVLSYVWGIFKGKDEKRQIEKFIKKFENLNALSIEHKNLLQNLDIDAQSLNLLGLTFSKNGDFEKAISIYIIALEKVKNKAEKELILTELGQVYFKAGFLQNSMDVFLKSVEISPRNAIALRFLTMIDEKLKRYDDALETLMALNELGVDVRANEAYINALKILDDKSIEPKEKIAKILEFQGDFELVKRMCMQVYIRQGISLNNLPQFPRLSDAIDLLYSQENAVNLKDGEYHALFYAKGVVDEPKEIKSFELNVIKILKDSGFNKAQLSFSYVCKHCKNSFPMHFYRCPMCHELGSVSIIPNITEKPNENNMPF, from the coding sequence ATGGATATATTTTTTATAGAGCATAGAGATCCTATTTTTGGGCTTGTCGTGCTTTTTGCTATTATTTTTATGATAGCGGTTTTAAGCTACGTTTGGGGTATTTTTAAGGGCAAAGATGAAAAACGCCAGATAGAGAAGTTTATAAAAAAATTTGAGAATTTAAACGCACTAAGTATCGAGCATAAAAATTTACTACAAAATCTCGATATAGACGCACAAAGTTTAAATTTACTGGGTCTTACATTTTCTAAAAATGGCGACTTTGAAAAAGCCATAAGTATCTACATAATCGCACTTGAAAAGGTAAAAAATAAAGCAGAAAAAGAGCTTATTTTAACCGAGCTTGGACAGGTGTATTTTAAGGCTGGATTTTTACAAAATTCTATGGACGTTTTTTTAAAATCAGTCGAGATAAGCCCTAGAAATGCCATAGCTTTGCGGTTTTTAACTATGATAGATGAGAAACTAAAACGCTATGATGACGCGTTAGAAACGCTTATGGCACTAAATGAGCTAGGCGTTGATGTAAGGGCGAACGAAGCATATATAAATGCACTTAAAATTTTAGATGATAAAAGCATAGAGCCAAAAGAGAAAATAGCTAAAATTTTAGAGTTTCAAGGCGACTTCGAGCTTGTAAAACGTATGTGTATGCAAGTTTACATAAGGCAAGGCATAAGCCTAAATAATCTACCGCAATTTCCACGCCTAAGCGACGCGATAGATCTGTTATACTCTCAAGAAAATGCCGTAAATTTAAAAGATGGCGAGTATCACGCGCTATTTTACGCAAAAGGCGTAGTAGACGAGCCTAAAGAGATAAAAAGCTTTGAGCTAAATGTTATTAAAATTTTAAAAGATAGCGGTTTTAATAAAGCCCAGCTTAGCTTTAGCTATGTTTGCAAACACTGCAAAAACTCATTTCCTATGCATTTTTACAGATGTCCAATGTGTCACGAACTAGGTAGCGTAAGCATAATACCTAACATAACAGAAAAACCAAATGAAAACAATATGCCTTTTTAG
- the argS gene encoding arginine--tRNA ligase: MKEIVKSEIFKILECDFALEKPKDKNLAHYATPVAFSLAKQEKRSPMLIASELALKFKDSEIFDVSAVNGYLNFKLKSGFLDSFCTKALKKPENFATSDKKNESLLIEYISANPTGPLHIGHVRGAVYGDTLARIGSHIGYNITTEYYINDAGNQIDLLGTSISLAAREYIFGESVEYPEKYYRGEYAIEIAKMAYEKFGKDIFYDSTQNAKLANFGKDVVLDIIKKDLSDVNISIQNWASEVSYYDKLDATIAKLEKSHQMYKKDAATYIASTKLGDDSDRVVVRDDGRPTYLAGDIVYHNDKFERGFDKYLNIWGADHHGYITRLKAAINFLGYDENRLEILLMQMVSLLKDGKPYKMSKRAGNAILMSDITDEIGSDALRFIFISKANTSSLEFDVDELKKQDNSNPIFYINYAHARVNQVFGKVGKSVNDVINASLDTLDESGKNLLFEALTLNEVLEDAYSQRALQKLPEYLKNLCASFHKFYNENRVIGSDNEDALLKLFAIVALSIKTALALMGIEAKERM; encoded by the coding sequence TTGAAAGAGATAGTTAAATCTGAAATTTTTAAAATTTTAGAGTGCGATTTTGCTCTTGAAAAACCAAAGGATAAAAACCTAGCTCACTACGCTACACCAGTTGCATTTTCTTTAGCAAAACAAGAGAAGCGTTCGCCGATGCTTATAGCTAGTGAGTTGGCTCTTAAGTTTAAAGATAGTGAAATTTTTGACGTTAGCGCAGTGAATGGCTATCTAAATTTTAAGCTAAAGAGCGGATTTTTAGATAGCTTTTGCACAAAAGCCCTAAAGAAGCCAGAAAATTTTGCCACTTCAGATAAAAAAAATGAGAGTTTACTCATAGAGTATATTAGTGCAAATCCGACTGGTCCTTTGCATATAGGGCACGTTCGTGGTGCGGTCTATGGCGATACATTGGCTCGTATAGGCTCACATATTGGATATAATATAACAACTGAGTATTATATAAATGACGCTGGAAATCAAATTGATCTTCTTGGCACGTCGATATCTTTGGCTGCTCGTGAGTATATCTTTGGCGAAAGTGTAGAGTATCCAGAAAAGTATTATCGTGGCGAATACGCGATAGAAATTGCTAAAATGGCGTATGAAAAATTTGGCAAAGATATTTTTTATGATAGCACTCAAAATGCCAAACTCGCAAATTTTGGCAAGGATGTTGTATTAGATATTATTAAAAAAGATCTATCTGATGTTAATATTAGCATACAAAATTGGGCTAGTGAAGTATCATATTATGACAAACTAGACGCGACAATCGCAAAACTAGAAAAATCACACCAAATGTATAAAAAGGACGCAGCTACCTATATAGCCTCTACAAAACTAGGCGATGATAGCGATAGAGTCGTAGTCAGAGATGATGGCAGACCTACATATCTTGCTGGGGATATTGTATACCATAATGACAAATTTGAACGCGGTTTTGATAAGTATTTAAACATCTGGGGAGCTGATCATCACGGCTATATCACGAGATTAAAGGCAGCTATAAATTTCTTAGGATACGACGAAAATCGCCTTGAAATTTTGCTTATGCAAATGGTAAGCCTTTTAAAGGACGGCAAACCTTATAAAATGAGCAAACGTGCTGGAAATGCGATACTTATGAGTGACATTACCGACGAGATAGGCTCTGACGCATTGCGTTTTATATTTATAAGCAAGGCAAATACAAGCAGTCTTGAGTTTGATGTAGATGAGTTAAAAAAGCAGGACAACTCAAACCCTATATTTTACATAAACTACGCTCACGCACGTGTAAATCAGGTCTTTGGCAAGGTTGGCAAAAGCGTAAATGACGTCATAAACGCCTCGCTTGATACACTTGATGAGAGCGGTAAAAATTTGCTCTTTGAGGCGCTTACCTTAAATGAAGTGCTTGAGGACGCCTATTCTCAAAGAGCTTTGCAGAAGTTGCCAGAGTATCTTAAAAACCTTTGTGCGAGTTTTCATAAATTTTATAACGAAAATCGCGTAATAGGCAGTGATAACGAAGACGCGTTGCTAAAGCTTTTTGCGATAGTTGCTTTAAGCATAAAAACAGCATTGGCTCTTATGGGTATAGAGGCTAAAGAGCGAATGTAG
- the dnaG gene encoding DNA primase gives MIEASSIQKLKDTIDIVDIISHYVPVKKMGSNFKCVCPFHDDKNPSMSINPQKQFYHCFSCKAGGDAIKFVMDYEKISYPEAVEKVASIANFTLSYTADMAEKKENKHILENVNAMYRADLFKNKDALNYLYSRGINDAMIEKFELGWADDGLKTIRLLENDKIEPKEALEVGIVKQNERGIYASFSHRITFPIYSHTTRLVGFGGRTISDHPAKYINSPQSNLFDKSRLLYGYHLARRSIAQKKQMIITEGYLDVIMLHYAGFDNAVAVLGTALTQKHLPILKRDEASIVLCFDGDSAGINAAVRSAHLLSLNEIDASVVIIDGGADPADMVFAGKIDYLKALFSSGVEIGEFYIRHIAKSYDLSRPIQKQKCLDEILAYTKSLKAVIASSYAPLVASLLNIDVSSLNLGGLKSQMSFSPKIYKERNLPTQAMKKDILELCILKSIMANANFKQELISQDITHKYFLNHENFFKAVFSPKADGSDIILRELELDESAKLIDDEAKFQKALINLKLKYYEKMQQDIKNSNLADKLEKLELITQIILELKRKI, from the coding sequence ATGATTGAAGCTAGTAGTATACAAAAATTAAAAGACACTATCGATATTGTTGATATTATAAGCCACTATGTGCCTGTTAAGAAAATGGGTTCAAATTTTAAGTGCGTTTGTCCGTTTCACGATGATAAAAATCCAAGTATGAGCATAAATCCACAAAAGCAGTTTTACCACTGCTTTTCGTGTAAGGCCGGTGGAGACGCGATAAAATTTGTAATGGACTATGAAAAGATAAGCTATCCAGAAGCAGTAGAAAAGGTCGCCAGTATTGCAAATTTCACGCTCTCTTATACCGCAGATATGGCAGAGAAAAAAGAGAACAAACATATTTTAGAAAATGTAAATGCTATGTATAGAGCCGATCTTTTTAAAAACAAGGACGCATTAAACTACCTTTACTCTCGCGGTATAAACGACGCTATGATAGAGAAATTTGAGCTTGGCTGGGCTGATGATGGGCTAAAGACCATTAGGCTACTTGAAAATGACAAAATAGAGCCAAAAGAGGCGCTTGAGGTTGGCATAGTAAAGCAAAATGAGCGTGGAATTTACGCGAGTTTTTCTCATCGCATAACGTTTCCTATCTACTCTCACACCACACGTCTTGTGGGGTTTGGCGGAAGGACTATTTCAGATCATCCTGCAAAATATATAAACAGCCCACAATCAAACCTTTTTGACAAATCAAGACTTCTTTATGGTTATCATTTGGCACGAAGAAGTATCGCGCAAAAAAAGCAGATGATTATCACAGAGGGCTATTTAGATGTTATTATGCTTCATTATGCTGGTTTTGATAACGCTGTTGCCGTGCTTGGAACGGCACTTACACAAAAACACCTGCCTATTTTAAAACGCGATGAGGCTAGTATCGTGCTTTGCTTTGATGGAGATAGTGCGGGCATAAATGCAGCCGTTAGGTCAGCACATTTGCTTAGCTTAAACGAGATAGACGCTAGTGTGGTCATCATAGACGGCGGGGCGGATCCGGCTGATATGGTATTTGCAGGAAAGATTGATTATTTAAAAGCTCTTTTTAGCTCAGGCGTTGAGATAGGCGAGTTTTATATCCGTCATATAGCTAAAAGTTACGATCTTTCTCGTCCTATACAAAAGCAAAAGTGCCTAGATGAAATTTTAGCTTACACAAAGTCGCTTAAAGCCGTAATCGCATCAAGCTATGCTCCGCTTGTGGCGAGTTTGCTAAATATAGATGTTAGCTCTTTAAATTTAGGCGGGTTAAAAAGCCAAATGAGCTTTTCTCCTAAAATTTACAAAGAGAGAAATTTGCCGACACAGGCGATGAAAAAGGACATCTTAGAGCTTTGCATACTAAAAAGCATAATGGCAAATGCAAATTTCAAACAAGAGCTAATATCTCAAGATATCACGCACAAATACTTTTTAAACCACGAGAATTTCTTTAAGGCTGTATTTTCTCCAAAAGCTGATGGAAGTGACATCATACTTCGTGAGCTTGAGCTTGATGAGAGTGCAAAACTTATAGATGATGAGGCGAAATTTCAAAAGGCTCTTATAAATTTAAAGCTAAAATACTACGAAAAAATGCAGCAGGATATAAAAAACTCAAATTTGGCTGATAAGCTAGAAAAACTTGAGCTAATTACGCAAATAATACTTGAATTAAAAAGGAAAATATGA
- a CDS encoding ABC transporter ATP-binding protein, whose translation MQILRACDLGFAYDYTLFENLNLSLNTGESTAILGVSGCGKSTLLHILSTLLKPKSGEVIYNEKSLYKLSEDELTKIRRLEFGIIFQAHYLFKGFNALENIELASVLSGQNLDANLIKRLKIEQALRQKVGELSGGQQQRVSIARVLSKKPKIIFADEPTGNLDKQTANEVMDVLNEYIKENNASLVLVTHDNDLATLCHHSYKLENKEFLKI comes from the coding sequence ATGCAAATTCTTAGAGCGTGTGATCTTGGCTTTGCGTATGATTATACGCTCTTTGAAAATTTAAATTTGTCTCTAAATACAGGCGAAAGCACCGCCATACTTGGAGTTAGTGGGTGCGGTAAATCCACACTTTTACACATTTTATCTACGCTTTTAAAGCCAAAAAGTGGTGAGGTAATCTATAACGAAAAATCACTTTATAAACTATCAGAAGATGAGCTAACAAAAATCAGACGATTAGAATTTGGCATTATCTTTCAAGCACACTATCTTTTTAAAGGTTTTAACGCATTAGAGAATATCGAACTTGCCAGTGTTTTATCAGGACAAAATTTAGATGCAAATTTAATTAAACGTCTAAAAATAGAGCAGGCTTTAAGGCAAAAGGTCGGCGAACTTAGTGGCGGACAACAACAACGAGTAAGTATAGCAAGAGTGCTTAGTAAAAAGCCAAAAATTATCTTTGCCGATGAGCCAACTGGAAATTTAGATAAACAAACAGCAAACGAAGTTATGGATGTTTTAAACGAATATATAAAAGAAAATAACGCCTCACTAGTTCTCGTAACTCACGATAATGATTTAGCAACGCTTTGTCACCACAGCTACAAACTAGAAAACAAAGAGTTTTTAAAAATTTAA
- the rnc gene encoding ribonuclease III — protein sequence MKELEEKLNYKFENIKILKEALTHKSSKMPYNNERLEFLGDAVMDLIVGEYLFKKFSKIPEGDLSKLRAALVNEKSFATLANALNLGKFIELSMSEENNGGRKKPSILSDAFEALMGAIYLEAGLDKVRDIGVGLLEQCFPKIDFLNLVQDYKTKLQEITQASLGTTPNYELVRSFGPDHKKEFEIALLLNGREISRAIGNSKKEAQQLAAKIAIEKIKK from the coding sequence ATGAAAGAGCTAGAAGAAAAATTAAATTACAAATTTGAAAATATCAAAATTTTAAAAGAGGCACTCACACACAAAAGCTCAAAAATGCCATACAACAACGAACGGCTTGAATTTTTAGGCGACGCGGTTATGGATTTGATAGTTGGAGAGTATCTGTTTAAAAAATTTAGCAAAATTCCAGAGGGCGACCTTAGTAAATTGCGTGCTGCTTTGGTAAATGAAAAGAGTTTTGCGACACTTGCAAATGCACTAAATTTAGGCAAATTTATCGAGTTATCAATGTCTGAAGAAAATAATGGTGGCAGAAAAAAACCTAGCATTTTAAGCGACGCTTTTGAGGCTTTAATGGGGGCTATATATCTTGAAGCTGGGCTTGATAAGGTTAGAGATATAGGCGTTGGTTTGCTTGAGCAGTGCTTTCCAAAAATCGACTTTTTAAACCTTGTGCAAGATTATAAAACAAAACTGCAAGAGATAACTCAAGCAAGTCTTGGAACTACGCCAAATTACGAACTTGTAAGAAGCTTTGGTCCAGATCACAAAAAAGAGTTTGAGATAGCACTTTTGCTCAATGGACGTGAAATCTCACGAGCGATTGGCAACTCAAAAAAAGAGGCACAGCAACTTGCAGCTAAAATCGCAATAGAAAAAATAAAAAAATAG
- the fliR gene encoding flagellar biosynthetic protein FliR: MELVQFFGADRVVTFMLLFARIGGLMVFFPFFSHNQIPVVVKTILTLVLCVIFFPMAKAHSNPINFLVFEILSEVIFGLCAGLLLNLVFGALQLAGEQISMVMGFSMASVLDPQTGTTSPVIANMLNFTALLTFLFFDGHHLLIQFYALSLDAVALGDFYPRAGVVAYASKAMMNLFMFGFILAFPIIALSLLSDLMFGMLMKTMPQFNLLVIGYPIKITIGFIVLVAILAGVMKIFTELTLRVINDLPSLFF, translated from the coding sequence ATGGAGTTGGTGCAGTTTTTTGGTGCAGATAGGGTTGTTACTTTTATGCTCTTATTTGCACGTATTGGTGGACTTATGGTCTTTTTCCCATTTTTTTCACACAATCAAATTCCAGTGGTTGTAAAAACTATTTTGACACTAGTTCTTTGTGTGATATTTTTCCCTATGGCAAAAGCACACAGCAATCCTATAAATTTTTTGGTATTTGAGATTTTAAGCGAGGTTATTTTTGGGCTTTGTGCTGGACTTTTGCTAAATCTTGTCTTTGGTGCTCTTCAGTTAGCAGGTGAGCAAATATCGATGGTAATGGGCTTTTCAATGGCAAGCGTGCTTGATCCGCAAACTGGCACAACCTCCCCAGTTATCGCAAATATGTTAAATTTTACAGCTCTGCTTACGTTTTTATTTTTTGACGGACACCATTTGCTTATACAATTTTATGCTCTTTCGCTTGACGCTGTGGCTCTTGGCGACTTTTATCCACGTGCAGGTGTTGTTGCGTATGCGTCAAAAGCTATGATGAACCTTTTTATGTTTGGATTTATTTTGGCATTTCCTATCATTGCCTTATCGTTGTTATCTGATTTGATGTTTGGTATGCTTATGAAAACTATGCCACAATTTAACCTTTTAGTTATTGGTTATCCTATTAAAATTACGATAGGTTTTATCGTTTTGGTTGCGATTTTGGCTGGAGTGATGAAAATTTTTACCGAGCTTACTTTGCGTGTTATAAATGACTTACCGTCGCTGTTTTTTTAA
- the rpsB gene encoding 30S ribosomal protein S2 yields MVTMRDLLECGVHFGHQTRRWNPKMKKFIFGERKGIYIIDLQKTIRYFRYTYNIVKDAAAEGKTILFVGTKKQAVEAIKEYAEKCGMPYVNHRWLGGMMTNFGTIRQSIRKLEVIETMEEDGSINLLTKKEALMLRRKKEKLIATLGGIRNMKNLPDMIFVIDTVKEKIAVQEANRLKLPVVAPIDTNCDPDVVDYPIPGNDDAIRSVQLFCQEMAEAINEGKSLLEQDGGLEAKQEVSQDEKDKVLAEAMSEEDFAEDDE; encoded by the coding sequence ATGGTAACTATGAGAGATTTGTTAGAGTGTGGCGTTCACTTCGGACACCAAACACGCAGATGGAACCCAAAGATGAAAAAATTCATTTTTGGCGAGAGAAAAGGTATCTATATTATAGATCTACAAAAAACTATCCGCTACTTCCGCTATACATATAATATAGTCAAAGATGCGGCAGCTGAAGGCAAGACAATATTATTTGTTGGCACCAAAAAACAAGCTGTTGAAGCAATTAAAGAATACGCTGAAAAATGCGGCATGCCTTACGTAAATCATCGCTGGTTAGGTGGTATGATGACAAACTTTGGAACAATCCGCCAATCAATCCGCAAACTTGAAGTAATAGAAACTATGGAAGAAGACGGCTCAATCAACCTTCTAACAAAAAAAGAAGCACTAATGCTACGCCGCAAAAAAGAGAAGCTAATCGCAACTTTGGGTGGTATTAGAAATATGAAAAACCTACCTGATATGATATTTGTTATTGATACAGTTAAAGAAAAAATCGCTGTGCAAGAGGCAAATCGCTTAAAACTTCCAGTTGTAGCACCAATTGACACAAACTGTGATCCAGATGTTGTTGATTACCCAATCCCGGGCAACGATGACGCTATCCGCTCAGTCCAGCTTTTCTGCCAAGAGATGGCTGAGGCTATCAACGAAGGTAAATCACTACTTGAACAAGATGGTGGCTTAGAAGCTAAACAAGAGGTAAGCCAAGATGAAAAAGATAAAGTTTTAGCTGAGGCTATGAGCGAAGAGGATTTTGCGGAGGATGATGAGTAA